A genomic stretch from Hemibagrus wyckioides isolate EC202008001 linkage group LG20, SWU_Hwy_1.0, whole genome shotgun sequence includes:
- the LOC131370945 gene encoding G-protein-signaling modulator 2-like isoform X3, producing MEASCLELALEGERLCKEGDYSAGIPFFQAAMQVGTEDLLVLSAIYSQLGNAYFHLRDYTKALEYHHHDLTLTRMTGDLLGEAKASGNLGNTLRVLGRFEEAIIFCQRHLDIYIDIGDKVGQARALYNFGNVYHAKGKSVCSNDSEPGNFPEKVTASLKKAADYYEENLCILKELGDRAAQGRTYGNLGNTHYLLSNFCNAVASHQQRLLIAKEFGDLPAERRAYCNLGNAHIFLGDFEKAAEHYKRALQLARQLRDQAVEAQACYSLGNTYTLLQDYERAIDYHLKHLIIAQDLGDRVGEGRACWSLGNAHTALGNHDQAMHFAERHLEISNETGDRCGELTARMNVSDLQTVLGLSYSTNNSVLSENKEIDYDPHGARPRMSRRYSMENLDLMTLTPEKLKGQKWSNEVPCTQSKIKSSSKFFFMNRLRGKKNSFVKVLQDTSNTLKTSQKQPDQKCKSVDMLDDESFLDLLCRFQGNRMDDQRCSVQKGQSTAASNPSSSCSSLPKNLKKSFPPAFSESAVSQGQDTLLGVLATAQSRRLEDQRAAESVPVLCNFQTIQDSSKQAAHNQLMPSADTCEPDDHFFDMLVKSQSSRLNDQRCAPPPALYRGPTLPDEDFFSLIVRSQAKRMNEQRVLLPSVN from the exons ATGGAGGCTTCCTGTCTGGAGCTGGCTCTGGAGGGAGAGCGTCTGTGTAAGGAGGGTGATTACAGTGCAGGTATACCATTCTTCCAGGCAGCCATGCAGGTGGGGACAGAGGATCTGTTGGTGCTGAGTGCCATCTATAGTCAACTAGGCAATGCCTACTTCCACCTACGTGACTACACCAAGGCTTTAGAGTATCATCACCATGACCTAACTTTAACCAG AATGACTGGGGATCTGCTTGGCGAAGCCAAAGCCAGTGGCAACCTAGGAAACACGCTAAGGGTGTTGGGTCGTTTTGAAGAAGCAATAATCTTCTGCCAGAGGCATCTAGACATCTACATAGATATTGGGGACAAG gtggGACAAGCCAGAGCTCTGTATAACTTTGGGAATGTGTACCATGCTAAAGGAAAAAGTGTCTGTAGCAATGACTCAGAACCTGGAAACTTCCCAGAAAAAGTCACCGCATCACTTAAAAAAGCAGCAGACTATTACGA GGAGAATTTGTGCATCCTGAAGGAGCTGGGAGATCGAGCAGCTCAGGGCCGCACCTATGGAAACCTGGGAAACACTCACTATCTGCTCAGCAACTTCTGCAATGCTGTGGCCTCCCACCAACAG CGGCTCCTCATTGCAAAAGAGTTTGGTGATCTGCCAGCAGAGCGAAGGGCCTACTGTAACCTTGGAAATGCCCACATTTTTCTGGGAGATTTTGAGAAGGCAGCTGAGCATTACAA GAGAGCTCTTCAGCTGGCAAGGCAGCTGAGGGATCAGGCAGTGGAGGCTCAAGCCTGCTACAGTCTAGGCAATACCTATACTCTACTACAGGATTATGAGAGAGCTATAGACTatcacctcaaacacctcaTTATTGCCCAGGACCTTGGTGACAG ggttggTGAAGGTCGTGCCTGCTGGAGTTTAGGTAATGCACACACAGCTCTTGGGAATCATGACCAGGCCATGCACTTTGCTGAAAGACATCTGGAAATCTCTAACGAG acaGGTGACCGCTGTGGTGAACTGACTGCTCGAATGAATGTGTCTGACCTTCAGACTGTCCTTGGCCTCAGTTACAGTACAAACAATTCTGTATTGTCAGAGAACAAAGAGATTGATTATGACCCCCATG GAGCAAGACCCAGGATGAGCAGACGCTACAGCATGGAGAATTTGGATCTGATGACACTTACACCAGAAAAGCTCAAA GGTCAGAAGTGGAGCAATGAGGTACCATGTACACAGTCAAAGATCAAATCCTCATCGAAATTCTTCTTCATGAATCGTCTGCGAGGGAAGAAGAACAGCTTTGTTAAAGTTTTGCAGGACACCAGCAACACCCTGAAGACCTCTCAGAAGCAGCCTGATCAGAAA tgtaagagtgtggacATGTTGGATGATGAAAGCTTCCTTGACCTGCTTTGTCGTTTCCAAGGCAACAGAATGGATGACCAACGCTGCTCTGTTCAAAAGGGCCAGTCCACTGCTGCCTCTAACCCCTCCTCTTCATGTTCATCTTTGcccaaaaatctgaaaaaat CTTTTCCCCCAGCTTTTTCAGAATCTGCAGTATCACAAGGCCAAGACACACTTCTAGGAGTCTTGGCTACTGCGCAGAGTCGGAGGCTAGAGGATCAGAGGGCTGCAGAAAGTGTGCCTGTTTTGTGCAATTTCCAGACAATTCAGGACAGCAGCAAGCAGGCGGCCCATAACCAGCTCATGCCCAGCGCCGACACCTGTGAACCTGATGATCACTTCTTCGACATGCTGGTGAAGAGCCAG